Proteins co-encoded in one Gossypium arboreum isolate Shixiya-1 chromosome 11, ASM2569848v2, whole genome shotgun sequence genomic window:
- the LOC108470404 gene encoding probable LRR receptor-like serine/threonine-protein kinase At5g37450 yields the protein MILDACFVNDFGGCFFELLCLKVGKATEEMWKSMSDAEKAPYEVKSGQRKVKYEKQMKAYNKKQENSANGIGDDHEVDALQAIRRKLKDPRKNLRNWRKGDPCVSNWTGVICTMPQPDGFLHIQELRMLNLNLTGKLAPELGQLSNLTVLNFMWNHNITGSIPKEIGNIKSLKFLLLSGNQLSGPLADELGFLPNLLMFQVDLNQITGSLPKSFVNLISCRHFHMNNNSISG from the exons ATGATATTGGATGCATGTTTTGTAAATGACTTTGGGGGTTGTTTCTTTGAACTTCTTTGCTTGAAGGTTGGTAAAGCTACGGAAGAGATGTGGAAATCCATGTCTGACGCA GAAAAAGCCCCTTATGAGGTCAAATCTGGACAAAGGAAGGTTAAGTATGAAAAACAAATGAAAGCCTACAACAAAAAACAG GAAAATTCTGCTAATGGCATCGGAGATGATCACGAGG TTGACGCACTGCAAGCTATTCGGCGTAAGCTCAAAGATCCGAGAAAAAATCTAAGGAACTGGAGAAAAGGAGATCCTTGCGTTTCGAACTGGACCGGAGTAATCTGCACCATGCCTCAACCTGATGGCTTTTTGCATATTCAAGAACT GCGGATGCTAAACTTGAATCTTACTGGAAAGCTTGCTCCTGAACTTGGCCAGCTATCTAATTTGACTGTACT GAATTTTATGTGGAATCACAATATTACAGGAAGTATACCTAAGGAGATAGGCAATATAAAATCATTGAAGTTCCT GCTTTTAAGTGGGAATCAGCTTTCAGGACCTTTGGCCGACGAGCTCGGTTTTCTTCCTAACTTGTTGATGTTTCAGGTGGATTTGAATCAGATAACAGGTTCACTGCCCAAATCTTTTGTCAACCTCATCAGCTGCAGGCACTT TCACATGAACAACAACTCAATCAGTGGGTAG